In the Solanum pennellii chromosome 5, SPENNV200 genome, one interval contains:
- the LOC107019846 gene encoding DNA replication complex GINS protein PSF3-like, with translation MGMNEIRVKLKGSLYKFHYFNISAIFISIFLKLYISRKNGGLGFDLILSSSTLSIWRVVAKIVVKFSFLALKMTSYYDIDDILAEEEMVPAVFLQTANEVGIFDCADDTNKVEAGTHVEMPFWLAQELYVRQVVSIKVPPYFDTKAKTRNEIGADAAHVDLRSLCPYFYDFGCKIARLIGEKTIGPLLLVAFRTRYREVLIKAHTAASIVAPKHFSLLTKEETKLYEAGQSSTAAFKKWRMGGPRLQKASVLGRKRKPVE, from the exons ATGGGCATGAATGAAATAAGGGTAAAACTAAAGGGCTCCTTGTACAAATTCCACTACTTTAATATTAGCGCCatttttatctcaatttttttaaaattatatatttcgcGCAAAAATGGCGGGTTAGGGTTTGATCTCATTCTCTCTTCGTCCACTCTGAGCATTTGG CGAGTTGTAGCGAAGATTGTGGTAAAGTTCTCTTTTTTAGCATTGAAAATGACAAGTTATtatgatattgatgatatattagCTGAGGAAGAG ATGGTTCCAGCTGTGTTCTTGCAAACAGCTAATGAAGTTGGGATATTTGATTGTGCTGATGACACTAACAAG GTTGAAGCTGGTACACATGTAGAAATGCCCTTTTGGCTTGCTCAGGAGCTATATGTGAGACAAGTGGTATCGATCAAAGTTCCTCCATATTTTGATACCAA AGCCAAAACGAGGAATGAAATAGGAGCTGATGCAGCACATGTTGATCTAAGGAGTTTATGTCCATACTTTTATGATTTTGGATGCAAGATAGCACGCCT GATTGGTGAAAAAACCATTGGACCTCTACTTCTGGTTGCATTTCGAACAAGATATAGAGAAGTCCTCATCAAGGCTCATACTGCAGCATCAATTGTGGCACCCAAGCACTTTTCTCTTCTTACAAAAGAAGAGACTAAAT TGTATGAAGCTGGTCAATCCTCAACAGCTGCATTTAAGAAGTGGAGAATGGGAGGTCCTAGACTGCAGAAAGCTTCTGTACTTGGGAGAAAGAGGAAGCCTGTTGAATGA